A region from the Aliarcobacter thereius LMG 24486 genome encodes:
- a CDS encoding ribose-phosphate pyrophosphokinase has translation MSTFKLFSGSANPAFAKKVADYLGMKVSDATLTKFSDGEMSVQITQSVRGQDVFIIQPTCSPANDNLMELLIMIDALKRSSAKSINAVIPYYGYARQDRKAAPRVPISAKLVADLLEAAGIHRIVTIDLHAAQIQGFFNIPADNLFGSILFVNYIKSKNLKNPIIASPDIGGVARARMYADKLGYDLVIVDKKREKANESQVMNIIGDVEGKDVILVDDMVDTAGTLVKAAEVLKQKGATSVMACCTHGVLSGPAYERIANGVLDELVISDTIPTKDNAKNITVLTASSIIGEAIRRIYNNESVNSIFNV, from the coding sequence ATGTCAACTTTTAAGCTCTTTAGCGGTAGTGCCAATCCAGCCTTTGCAAAAAAGGTCGCTGATTATTTAGGAATGAAGGTTTCAGATGCAACTTTAACAAAATTTAGTGATGGAGAGATGTCTGTACAAATTACACAAAGTGTAAGAGGTCAAGATGTTTTTATAATACAACCAACATGTTCTCCAGCAAATGACAATTTAATGGAACTTTTAATTATGATTGATGCTCTAAAAAGATCAAGTGCAAAATCAATAAATGCTGTTATACCATATTATGGATATGCAAGACAAGATAGAAAAGCAGCTCCAAGAGTTCCAATTTCTGCAAAATTAGTAGCTGATTTACTTGAAGCAGCTGGAATACATAGAATAGTAACAATAGATCTTCACGCAGCACAAATTCAAGGTTTTTTCAATATTCCTGCTGATAATCTTTTTGGTTCAATTTTATTTGTAAACTACATAAAAAGTAAAAACCTAAAAAATCCAATTATTGCAAGTCCAGATATTGGTGGAGTTGCTAGAGCTAGAATGTATGCTGATAAGCTTGGATATGATTTAGTAATAGTTGATAAAAAAAGAGAAAAAGCAAATGAATCTCAAGTTATGAATATAATTGGTGATGTTGAAGGTAAAGATGTTATTTTAGTTGATGATATGGTTGATACAGCTGGAACTTTAGTAAAAGCAGCTGAAGTTTTAAAACAAAAAGGTGCTACAAGTGTTATGGCATGTTGTACACACGGTGTTTTAAGTGGTCCTGCTTATGAAAGGATTGCAAATGGTGTTTTAGATGAACTTGTAATCTCTGATACTATTCCTACAAAAGATAATGCAAAAAATATTACAGTTTTAACAGCTTCTTCAATAATTGGTGAAGCTATTAGAAGAATTTATAATAATGAATCTGTAAACTCAATTTTTAATGTTTAA
- a CDS encoding fibrobacter succinogenes major paralogous domain-containing protein, with protein sequence MKKRFLSLLQGLFLFLGINLNAFTYNIVNGDQMLGAVENISDFTPFQNKCVNFIYYIDFPNGEQYYVRNINAVVSGYPLLTQLNKGQGFILNASGSCSVTLSTQDEIIFKGLTYKTITSQQTGRIWLDRNLGATKVCDKYRYEFSSNLDYANSQRACFGDYYQWGRKTDGHQIVTSTTTATLQNLTNTNSLFSYNDNPRYDWVPNTSDTYGNNRRSFWNLDTGANDAICPPNFRVPTVSEWADEALDYYTVTNIMKIPYSGYRIWNNGSLIVEGDYTKLWTQTPYDNLGAKALTYSNSYLGVGNSESYERRATGMPVRCIKKQ encoded by the coding sequence ATGAAAAAAAGATTTTTATCTTTATTACAAGGCTTATTCTTATTTTTAGGAATTAATCTAAATGCCTTTACATATAATATTGTAAATGGCGACCAAATGCTAGGAGCTGTTGAGAATATCTCAGATTTTACACCTTTTCAAAATAAGTGTGTAAATTTTATCTATTATATAGATTTTCCAAATGGTGAACAATACTATGTCCGTAATATAAATGCTGTTGTTTCAGGTTATCCACTTTTAACTCAACTAAATAAAGGGCAAGGATTTATTTTAAATGCAAGTGGAAGTTGTAGTGTAACTTTAAGTACTCAAGATGAGATAATATTTAAGGGACTTACATATAAAACAATAACTTCTCAACAAACAGGAAGAATTTGGCTAGATAGAAATCTAGGAGCTACCAAAGTTTGTGATAAATATAGATATGAATTTTCTTCCAACTTAGATTATGCAAATTCACAAAGAGCTTGTTTTGGAGATTATTATCAGTGGGGAAGAAAAACAGATGGACATCAAATAGTTACAAGTACTACAACAGCTACTCTACAAAATCTTACAAATACAAATAGTCTATTTTCTTATAATGATAACCCTAGATATGATTGGGTTCCAAATACATCTGATACTTATGGAAATAATAGGCGTAGTTTTTGGAATTTAGATACAGGAGCAAATGATGCTATTTGCCCACCTAATTTTAGAGTTCCAACAGTTAGTGAGTGGGCAGATGAAGCCTTAGACTACTATACAGTAACTAATATAATGAAAATTCCATATAGTGGATATAGGATTTGGAATAATGGCTCTCTTATAGTAGAGGGGGATTATACAAAACTTTGGACACAAACTCCTTATGATAATTTAGGGGCAAAAGCTCTTACGTATTCAAATTCATATTTAGGAGTAGGAAATTCTGAAAGCTATGAAAGAAGAGCTACTGGAATGCCTGTAAGATGTATAAAAAAACAATAA
- the lepA gene encoding translation elongation factor 4 — translation MQKNIRNFSIIAHIDHGKSTLADRIIQECGGISDREMTSQVMDNMDIEKERGITIKAQSVRLNYNLNGQKYVLNLIDTPGHVDFSYEVSRSLASSEGALLIVDSTQGVEAQTIANVYIAMDNDLELLPVVNKIDLPSADPMRVLGEVEDAIGLDCTEHNLISAKTGLGVKDLIESIIKRIPAPTGDEEAPTKALIYDSWFDNYLGALALVRVYEGSIKKGQLLRMMNTKVEHPVLNLMYPHPLKREDTNEIKTGEIGIVVLGLKTLDGIAVGDTMTDAKVPTKEAIDGFEPAKPFVFAGLYPIETDKFEDLREALNKLKLNDSSISFEPESSMALGSGFRTGFLGMLHMEVIKERLEREFDLDLIATAPTVVYEVLKKDGEKLVIQNPSELPEPNYIETIFEPYVKSTILVPDEFLGNVIKLLNDKRGIQLKMDYIGARVLLEYDIPMNEIVMDFYDKLKSTTKGYASFDYEPIGFREGDLKKLDVRVAGEVVDALSIIVPEDRSVSRGREFVKALKELIPRQLFEVAVQASIGNTIIARETVKSMGKNVTAKCYGGDITRKRKLLEKQKAGKKRMKSIGKVNVPQEAFMAVLKI, via the coding sequence TTGCAAAAAAATATTAGAAACTTTAGTATTATTGCACATATTGATCATGGAAAATCAACTTTAGCAGATAGAATTATTCAAGAGTGTGGAGGAATTAGCGATAGAGAAATGACTTCACAAGTTATGGATAATATGGATATAGAAAAAGAAAGAGGAATTACAATAAAAGCTCAAAGTGTAAGATTAAATTACAATCTTAATGGGCAAAAATATGTTTTAAACCTTATTGATACTCCAGGTCACGTGGATTTTTCTTATGAAGTTAGTCGTTCTTTGGCATCTTCTGAAGGAGCATTACTGATTGTTGATTCAACTCAAGGTGTTGAAGCACAAACTATTGCAAATGTTTATATAGCTATGGATAATGATTTAGAACTTCTTCCTGTTGTAAATAAAATAGATTTACCTAGTGCTGATCCAATGCGTGTTTTAGGAGAAGTTGAAGATGCTATTGGACTTGATTGTACAGAACACAATTTAATAAGTGCAAAAACTGGTCTTGGTGTAAAAGATCTGATTGAATCAATTATAAAAAGAATCCCTGCTCCAACTGGAGATGAAGAAGCCCCTACAAAAGCACTGATTTATGACTCTTGGTTTGATAACTACTTAGGAGCTTTGGCTCTTGTAAGAGTATATGAAGGAAGTATAAAAAAAGGGCAACTTCTTCGTATGATGAATACAAAGGTTGAGCATCCTGTTCTAAATCTTATGTATCCTCATCCACTAAAAAGAGAAGATACAAATGAGATAAAAACAGGTGAAATTGGAATTGTTGTTTTAGGTCTTAAAACTTTAGATGGAATAGCTGTTGGAGATACAATGACTGATGCAAAGGTTCCAACAAAAGAAGCTATTGATGGATTTGAACCAGCAAAACCATTTGTTTTTGCTGGACTTTATCCAATAGAAACTGATAAGTTTGAAGATTTAAGAGAGGCTTTGAATAAACTAAAATTAAATGACTCTTCAATCTCTTTTGAACCAGAAAGTTCAATGGCACTTGGAAGTGGATTTAGAACAGGTTTTTTAGGAATGCTTCATATGGAAGTAATAAAAGAGAGATTAGAGCGAGAGTTTGATTTAGATTTAATAGCAACTGCTCCAACTGTTGTTTATGAAGTTTTAAAAAAAGATGGAGAAAAATTAGTTATTCAAAATCCAAGCGAACTTCCTGAACCAAACTATATAGAGACAATTTTTGAACCTTATGTAAAGTCTACAATTTTAGTTCCTGATGAGTTTTTGGGAAATGTTATAAAACTTTTAAATGACAAAAGAGGAATTCAATTAAAAATGGATTATATAGGTGCTAGAGTTCTTTTAGAGTATGATATTCCTATGAATGAAATTGTTATGGATTTTTATGATAAATTAAAATCAACTACAAAAGGTTATGCATCTTTTGATTATGAACCAATTGGATTTAGAGAAGGTGATTTAAAGAAACTGGATGTAAGAGTTGCTGGAGAAGTTGTTGATGCACTTTCTATTATTGTTCCTGAAGATAGATCTGTTTCAAGAGGAAGAGAGTTTGTAAAAGCTTTAAAAGAGTTAATTCCTAGACAACTTTTTGAAGTTGCAGTTCAAGCTAGTATTGGAAATACAATAATTGCTAGAGAAACTGTAAAATCTATGGGGAAAAATGTAACTGCAAAGTGTTATGGTGGAGATATTACAAGAAAAAGAAAACTTCTTGAAAAACAAAAAGCTGGTAAAAAAAGAATGAAATCTATTGGAAAAGTAAATGTTCCTCAAGAGGCTTTTATGGCTGTTTTAAAAATATAA
- a CDS encoding heavy metal translocating P-type ATPase: MKSQKFDIRGMTCSACSNAVDRSIKKLDGISEVNVNLLSNSMIVKYDDTKLNDEKIIKTVEDAGYEAILAQIENKKIEKKDSIAQNEMDELKNRLIISLIFAVPLFYIAMGHMLNWSLPSYFLGEKNAITFAFTQFLLAIPIVFINIKYYKVGFKTLFKASPNMDSLIAIGTGAAMLYGIFAIYKIGFALGINDLNMLHKYSMDLYFESAAIVLTLITFGKYLEAKAKGKTSEAINKLMDLAPKKALVLRDNIEVEISVDELKLKDIVIVKPGASIPADGVIISGNTSIDESMLTGESLAVSKKLGDRVIGASINKYGSIKFEVTKIGSDTVLAQIIKLVEGASSSKAAISKLADKISSIFVPTVILISIIATITWMLLGYDFEFALGIGIAILVISCPCALGLATPTAIMVGTGKGAQNGILIKNAEALEIAEKIDTIVLDKTGTITEGKPKVTDIIVNSGINEKRLLQIAYSLENNSEHPLADAIIKKAEDEKIELLKVEDFKAQNGLGVEAKIENETIFIGNKKFLENNNILLEEFFEKSEKLASSGKTPIFISNNKKILGLIAVADVVKTTSKRAIEEFYKMNLEVIMLTGDNHKTAKAIANELNIQNFISEVLPEDKDKVIKQLQENGKKVAMVGDGINDAPALARADVAIAIGAGTDIAIESANIVLVRNDLLDVVRAIELSSATLKNIKQNLFWAFIYNIIGIPLAAGVFYSLLGWKLNPMFAGAAMSLSSVSVVLNALRLSFFKSTIDENLKLVENKNIKGVNMTKVLKVDGMSCGHCSGRVEKALNALEQVSDVKVDLATKEVTINCKEEVSTEVLENSIKEAGYEVIK, from the coding sequence ATGAAATCACAAAAATTTGATATTAGAGGTATGACTTGTAGCGCTTGTTCAAATGCTGTTGATAGAAGTATTAAAAAGCTTGATGGAATAAGTGAAGTTAATGTAAATTTACTTTCTAATAGTATGATTGTTAAATATGATGATACAAAATTAAATGATGAGAAAATTATTAAAACAGTAGAAGATGCTGGATATGAAGCTATATTAGCTCAAATTGAAAATAAAAAAATAGAAAAAAAAGATAGTATTGCACAAAATGAAATGGATGAATTGAAAAATAGATTAATTATATCTTTGATTTTTGCTGTTCCACTTTTTTATATAGCAATGGGGCATATGTTAAATTGGTCACTACCATCATATTTTCTTGGAGAGAAAAATGCAATAACATTTGCATTTACTCAGTTTTTATTGGCTATTCCAATTGTTTTTATAAATATAAAGTATTATAAAGTAGGATTTAAAACACTTTTTAAAGCTTCTCCTAATATGGACTCGTTAATAGCGATTGGAACAGGTGCAGCTATGCTTTATGGAATTTTTGCAATATATAAAATAGGCTTTGCTTTAGGAATTAATGATTTAAATATGCTTCATAAATATTCAATGGATCTATATTTTGAAAGTGCAGCTATTGTTTTAACTTTGATAACTTTTGGAAAATATCTTGAGGCAAAAGCAAAAGGTAAAACTTCTGAAGCTATAAATAAACTTATGGATTTAGCTCCTAAAAAAGCTTTAGTGTTAAGAGATAATATAGAAGTTGAAATATCAGTTGATGAATTAAAATTAAAAGATATAGTAATTGTAAAGCCAGGAGCTAGTATTCCTGCTGATGGAGTTATTATATCTGGAAATACATCAATAGATGAATCAATGCTTACAGGTGAGAGCTTAGCTGTATCAAAAAAACTAGGAGATAGAGTTATTGGAGCTAGTATAAATAAATATGGTTCTATAAAATTTGAAGTTACCAAAATTGGTTCAGATACAGTTTTAGCACAAATTATAAAACTAGTAGAAGGGGCTAGTTCATCAAAAGCAGCTATATCTAAACTTGCAGATAAAATAAGCTCTATTTTTGTACCAACTGTTATTTTAATTTCAATAATAGCAACTATTACTTGGATGCTTCTTGGATATGATTTTGAGTTTGCACTTGGAATAGGAATTGCAATTTTGGTTATCTCTTGTCCTTGTGCTTTAGGATTAGCAACTCCAACAGCAATTATGGTAGGAACTGGAAAAGGTGCACAAAATGGTATTCTAATTAAAAATGCAGAAGCTTTAGAAATAGCAGAAAAAATAGATACTATAGTTTTAGATAAAACAGGAACAATAACAGAAGGAAAACCAAAAGTTACAGATATTATTGTAAATAGTGGAATAAATGAGAAAAGACTTCTTCAAATAGCATATTCTCTTGAAAATAATTCAGAGCATCCTTTAGCTGATGCAATTATAAAAAAAGCAGAAGATGAAAAGATTGAGCTTTTAAAAGTAGAAGATTTTAAAGCACAAAATGGTTTAGGAGTTGAAGCCAAAATAGAAAATGAAACTATATTTATAGGAAATAAAAAATTCCTTGAAAATAATAATATCTTGCTTGAAGAGTTTTTTGAAAAAAGTGAAAAACTTGCAAGTAGTGGTAAAACACCGATATTTATCTCTAATAATAAAAAAATCTTAGGACTTATAGCTGTTGCTGATGTTGTAAAAACAACAAGTAAAAGAGCAATAGAAGAGTTTTATAAGATGAATTTAGAAGTAATAATGCTAACAGGAGATAATCATAAAACAGCAAAAGCAATAGCAAATGAGTTGAATATACAAAACTTTATATCTGAAGTTTTACCAGAAGATAAAGATAAAGTAATCAAACAACTTCAAGAAAATGGTAAAAAAGTTGCTATGGTTGGAGATGGAATAAATGATGCACCAGCTTTAGCAAGAGCAGATGTAGCAATTGCAATCGGTGCTGGAACTGATATAGCAATAGAATCTGCAAATATTGTTTTAGTAAGAAATGATTTATTAGATGTTGTAAGGGCGATAGAACTTAGTAGTGCAACACTTAAAAATATAAAGCAAAATCTATTTTGGGCATTTATTTACAATATTATTGGTATTCCATTAGCAGCAGGAGTTTTTTACTCTTTATTAGGATGGAAATTAAATCCAATGTTTGCAGGTGCTGCTATGAGTTTAAGTAGTGTTTCTGTGGTTTTAAATGCTTTAAGATTAAGCTTTTTTAAATCAACAATAGATGAAAATCTTAAATTAGTAGAAAATAAAAATATAAAAGGAGTTAATATGACAAAAGTTTTAAAAGTTGATGGTATGAGTTGTGGACATTGTAGTGGAAGAGTTGAGAAAGCTCTTAATGCTTTAGAACAAGTTAGTGATGTAAAAGTTGATTTAGCAACAAAAGAGGTTACTATTAATTGTAAAGAAGAAGTATCAACAGAAGTTTTAGAAAATAGTATAAAAGAAGCTGGATACGAAGTAATAAAATAA
- a CDS encoding DUF5718 family protein yields the protein MNLLEDLKDYLGFAVAGNFANHLGEAGEADGFALIKTEEENAPKGMFPFYIKGHDSFLGTYPICDEIVLTHGREDDKLQVEAEVALICDFVYENEKVVDIVPKYFSAFNDCSLRFQDGSKLSTKKNWGEKTKGISQDIIPIDNFTEKGILSKYHISSFIKRDGIVYDYGTTSSVKSYSYFFEKLKNWMIDILNCQEDCGPLEELGQFLQNAHKAKGIVIAAGATAYTDFGKKNFLKKDDEIFVYLYNAHAHSFQDIMNDMCGMDTYLGQCSKLHQIVK from the coding sequence ATGAATTTATTAGAAGATTTAAAAGATTACTTAGGTTTTGCAGTTGCTGGAAACTTTGCAAACCATTTAGGAGAAGCTGGAGAAGCTGACGGTTTTGCACTTATTAAAACAGAAGAAGAAAATGCTCCAAAAGGTATGTTTCCTTTTTATATAAAAGGTCATGATAGTTTTTTAGGAACTTATCCTATTTGCGACGAAATTGTCTTAACTCATGGAAGAGAAGATGATAAACTACAAGTTGAGGCTGAAGTTGCACTTATTTGTGATTTTGTATATGAAAATGAAAAAGTTGTTGATATTGTTCCTAAGTATTTTAGTGCTTTTAATGATTGTTCATTAAGATTTCAAGATGGAAGTAAACTTAGTACTAAAAAAAATTGGGGAGAGAAAACAAAAGGAATATCTCAAGATATAATTCCTATTGATAACTTCACAGAAAAAGGGATTTTAAGTAAATATCATATCTCTTCTTTTATAAAAAGAGATGGAATTGTATATGATTATGGGACAACAAGCTCTGTAAAATCATATAGCTACTTTTTTGAAAAATTAAAAAATTGGATGATTGATATTTTAAATTGTCAAGAGGATTGTGGTCCGCTAGAAGAGTTGGGTCAATTTTTACAAAATGCACATAAAGCTAAAGGAATAGTAATAGCAGCAGGTGCAACAGCATATACAGATTTTGGTAAAAAGAATTTTCTAAAAAAAGATGATGAAATTTTTGTATATCTTTACAATGCCCACGCTCATAGTTTTCAAGATATTATGAATGATATGTGTGGAATGGATACATATTTAGGTCAGTGTTCAAAACTTCATCAAATAGTTAAATAA
- a CDS encoding metal-sensing transcriptional repressor, protein MNEDKKKALQTLKIAKGQIEAVIKMLEDGRYCIDISNQILAVSSLVKKSNMLILKQHMNSCVLEAVNSGNSSEKIDEITKILSKILDK, encoded by the coding sequence GTGAATGAAGATAAAAAGAAAGCTTTACAGACATTAAAAATTGCAAAAGGGCAAATTGAAGCTGTCATAAAAATGCTCGAAGATGGAAGATATTGTATTGATATCTCAAACCAAATTTTAGCAGTTTCATCTTTGGTAAAAAAATCAAATATGTTAATTTTAAAGCAACATATGAATAGCTGTGTTTTAGAAGCTGTAAATAGTGGAAATAGTAGTGAAAAGATTGATGAGATCACAAAAATATTATCAAAAATTCTTGATAAATAA
- a CDS encoding Opr family porin, with the protein MKKIGLSLISASLLLSSLNADMLTDALTHGVYEGSAAAYMQSQNNDKSKDKSYLNAHVSLFYNTADVYNFSLGIEGKGNLKLAEKNRDDWKNGAEPNGLGLHGNNLLMTQAYLKYELQEGFIFKAGRYEADLAWFKNYQQGAMIEVSAIPDVLLTVAYSDRQAESGIDVSEDFHSNYKEQGFNKGIYTIDIKDRAIEGFDFNPYFYQVPDAIKFYGLKTGFDLEHGGLKLEYARSNLTSKYRDATNQSNGYIAHAEIFGKVEVLKLTAGGIVTSDKGGATSMWYFGDTITPFVDANQSYSKDARTLYGSININIEERFIFNALYGYTRYDTDTKSGLEERELNLGLKYNFMEELSAEFKYVNVKADSKQTLYGDYDKYIASIEYKF; encoded by the coding sequence ATGAAAAAAATAGGTCTATCATTAATCAGTGCATCTTTATTATTAAGTAGTTTAAATGCTGATATGCTAACAGATGCTTTAACTCATGGAGTTTATGAAGGAAGTGCAGCTGCTTATATGCAGTCACAAAATAATGATAAAAGTAAAGACAAATCTTATTTAAATGCACATGTATCACTGTTTTATAATACAGCAGATGTGTATAACTTTAGTTTAGGAATAGAAGGAAAAGGAAATCTTAAATTAGCTGAAAAGAATAGAGATGATTGGAAAAATGGTGCTGAACCAAACGGTTTAGGTTTACATGGAAACAATCTTTTAATGACTCAAGCATATTTAAAATATGAGTTACAAGAGGGATTTATTTTTAAAGCAGGAAGATATGAAGCTGATTTAGCATGGTTTAAAAATTATCAACAAGGTGCAATGATTGAAGTTAGTGCTATTCCAGATGTATTATTAACAGTAGCATATTCAGATAGACAAGCAGAATCAGGAATAGATGTAAGCGAAGATTTTCATAGTAACTATAAAGAACAGGGATTTAATAAAGGTATCTATACAATTGATATAAAGGATAGAGCAATAGAAGGATTTGATTTTAATCCATATTTTTATCAAGTTCCAGATGCAATAAAATTCTATGGTCTTAAAACAGGATTTGATTTAGAACATGGTGGATTAAAGCTTGAATATGCAAGAAGTAATCTTACAAGTAAATATAGAGATGCTACAAATCAATCAAATGGATATATAGCTCATGCAGAGATATTTGGAAAAGTTGAGGTTTTAAAACTTACAGCAGGTGGAATTGTAACTAGTGATAAAGGTGGTGCTACAAGTATGTGGTATTTTGGAGATACAATAACACCATTTGTAGATGCAAATCAATCATATTCTAAAGATGCTAGAACTCTTTATGGTTCTATAAATATAAATATTGAAGAGAGATTTATATTTAATGCTCTATATGGATACACAAGATATGATACTGATACAAAATCTGGACTAGAAGAAAGAGAGCTTAATTTAGGATTGAAATATAATTTTATGGAAGAGTTAAGTGCTGAATTTAAATATGTAAATGTAAAAGCTGATTCTAAACAGACTTTATATGGAGATTATGATAAATATATAGCTAGTATTGAGTATAAATTTTAA
- a CDS encoding fumarate hydratase has translation MSKKITEQDIIDSVASACQFISFYHPEDFVKGMVEAYENEKSDSAKNALGQILINSKMCAMGHRPLCQDTGSVNIFVKVGLKANLDITKNLEDLLNEGVAKGYTDPDNTLRFSVVSDPAGKRTNTKNNTPAVIHVSVDNSDKLDITVAAKGGGSENKSKFAVLNPSDSIYDWVMANVKDMGAGWCPPGILGIGIGGNPEKSMLLAKESLMGHVDIHELKARGAQTPLEELRLKLYEDINKLGIGAQGLGGLTTVLDVKILDYPCHAASLPVAMIPNCAATRHIHFELDGNGSAKFEKPDLSIWPDLELPMDTIKRVNIEDLTKENLSQFKSGDTLLLSGKILTARDAAHKKIVEYKNAGKPLPNGVELKDKFIYYVGPVDPVKGEVVGPAGPTTATRMDKFTKDMMEIGIMGMIGKGERKQPTIDLIKEYKSIYLIATGGAAYLISQSIKGAKTLAFEEMGMEAIYEFEVKDMPVTVAVDTEGNSIHTTGPAKWRTINK, from the coding sequence ATGAGTAAAAAAATTACAGAACAAGATATTATAGATTCAGTTGCATCTGCATGTCAATTCATCTCTTTTTATCATCCAGAAGACTTTGTAAAAGGTATGGTAGAAGCTTATGAAAATGAAAAAAGTGATTCTGCAAAAAATGCTTTAGGTCAAATTTTAATAAACTCAAAAATGTGTGCAATGGGACATAGACCTCTTTGCCAAGATACAGGTAGTGTAAATATTTTTGTAAAAGTTGGTTTAAAAGCAAATCTTGATATTACAAAAAATCTTGAAGATTTACTAAATGAAGGTGTTGCAAAAGGTTATACTGATCCAGATAATACTCTTAGATTTTCTGTTGTAAGTGATCCTGCTGGAAAAAGAACAAATACAAAAAACAATACTCCAGCTGTTATTCATGTAAGTGTTGATAACTCTGATAAATTAGATATCACTGTTGCAGCAAAAGGTGGAGGAAGTGAAAACAAATCAAAATTTGCTGTTTTAAATCCAAGTGATAGTATTTATGATTGGGTTATGGCAAATGTAAAAGATATGGGTGCTGGTTGGTGTCCTCCTGGTATTTTAGGTATAGGAATTGGTGGAAACCCAGAAAAATCTATGCTTTTAGCAAAAGAGTCTTTAATGGGTCATGTTGATATTCATGAATTAAAAGCTAGAGGGGCACAAACTCCTCTTGAAGAGTTAAGGCTAAAACTTTACGAAGATATAAATAAACTTGGAATTGGTGCTCAAGGTCTTGGTGGATTAACAACTGTTTTAGATGTTAAAATCTTAGATTATCCTTGTCATGCTGCATCACTACCTGTTGCTATGATTCCAAACTGTGCTGCAACTAGACATATTCATTTTGAATTAGATGGAAATGGTTCTGCAAAATTTGAAAAACCAGATTTAAGTATTTGGCCAGATCTTGAACTTCCAATGGATACTATTAAAAGAGTAAATATTGAAGATTTAACAAAAGAGAATCTTTCTCAATTTAAATCAGGGGATACTCTACTTTTATCAGGAAAGATTTTAACTGCACGTGATGCTGCTCATAAAAAAATAGTTGAGTATAAAAATGCAGGAAAACCTCTTCCAAATGGAGTTGAGCTAAAAGATAAATTCATCTACTATGTAGGACCTGTTGATCCTGTAAAAGGTGAAGTTGTAGGACCTGCTGGACCAACTACAGCTACAAGAATGGATAAATTTACAAAAGATATGATGGAAATTGGGATTATGGGAATGATTGGTAAAGGTGAAAGAAAACAACCTACAATCGATTTAATAAAAGAGTACAAATCTATCTATTTAATTGCAACTGGTGGAGCTGCATATTTAATTTCTCAATCAATCAAAGGTGCAAAAACTCTTGCATTTGAAGAGATGGGAATGGAAGCTATTTATGAATTTGAAGTTAAAGATATGCCTGTTACTGTTGCAGTTGATACAGAAGGTAACTCTATTCACACAACTGGTCCTGCTAAATGGAGAACTATAAATAAATAG